Genomic DNA from Spirochaetota bacterium:
CAAAATATTAAAACAATACTGTTTGAGCGTAAGCTATCCATTGGTGGTGGCATGTGGGGTGGTGGTATGCAGTTTAATGAGATAGTAGTTCAAAAAGAAGCTTTGCCGGTGCTGGAAGAATTGGATGTGCGATATACACAGTATGCTGATAATTATTATACCGCTGATGCAATTGAATCAGTATGTACTATTGCGTCAAAAGCCATTAAAGCTGGATTAACAATTTTTAATTGCATAAGCGTTGAGGATGTGATGATGCGGGAAGATTGTGTATGTGGACTGGTTATAAACTGGTCGGCAGTAGATATTGCTAAGTTACATGTTGATCCATTGACAATTCAGTCTACGTATGTTATAGATACTACAGGTCATGATACAGAGGTAGTAAAGGTTGTTGTGAAAAAAGTTCCAGGCAAACTCAATACTCCTTCAGGAACAATTGAAGGTGAAAAATCTATGTGGGCTGAAAAGGCAGAAAAACTCACGCTGGAGCATACGCGTGAAATATTTCCGGGGCTTTTTGTTGCCGGTATGGCTGCTAATGCGGTATTTGGCGGACCACGCATGGGCCCAATCTTTGGTGGGATGTTATTATCCGGAAAATTGGTTGCTGAACAGATTATAAAAAAATTGAAAGGATAATCCAATGAAAAGAAAGTTTAATAGCTTGTTGTATCTTGTAACCGATAGGCAGCTTGTAAAAAAGCCTATAGAAGTAGTCGTTGAAGAAGCAATAAAAGGCGGAGTTGATTGTGTGCAATTACGTGAAAAAAATATAGACACCAGAGAATTTGTTGAAATAGCGCAAACAATTAAATACATTACCGACAGATACAATGTTCCTTTAATAATAAATGATAGAATTGATGTGGCGCTGGCAGTACAGGCGTATGGTGTTCATTTAGGGCAGGATGATATGCCACTAAAAATTGCACGGAAGATAGTACCACATGCAATGGTCATTGGGATCTCGGTTTCAACAGTAAACGAAGCTATAGAAGCTGAAAAGGATGGGGCAGATTATATTGGTGCAGGCTCAGTATTTCCTACTTCAACCAAGGATGATATATCAGGGATTATTGGTTTAGAGGGGTTACAGGAAATTAAAAACGCAGTGAATGTTCCTGTCATTGCAATTGGTGGCATCCAGATTCACAATGCTGGAGATGTTATACAGCATGGTGCAGATGGAATAGCGGTAGTTTCAGCTATTGTTGCGTCGGATGAGCCATATCAGGCAGCTAAAACTTTAAAGGAAATCATTTGTTCATCTAAATGCGTTTAAAAAGATTATGCGATAGTTACTTATACAATAGGCTATTTACTTGAATATAATGAAGGGGAGGGATGTGAGGAAAAATTTTATTATAAAGAACAAAGATTTCTCGCTATGCTCGAAA
This window encodes:
- a CDS encoding sulfide-dependent adenosine diphosphate thiazole synthase codes for the protein MELNEVTITSAIIDRYFQRLKNSLVSDVAIVGGGPSGLVAGYYLSKQNIKTILFERKLSIGGGMWGGGMQFNEIVVQKEALPVLEELDVRYTQYADNYYTADAIESVCTIASKAIKAGLTIFNCISVEDVMMREDCVCGLVINWSAVDIAKLHVDPLTIQSTYVIDTTGHDTEVVKVVVKKVPGKLNTPSGTIEGEKSMWAEKAEKLTLEHTREIFPGLFVAGMAANAVFGGPRMGPIFGGMLLSGKLVAEQIIKKLKG
- the thiE gene encoding thiamine phosphate synthase: MKRKFNSLLYLVTDRQLVKKPIEVVVEEAIKGGVDCVQLREKNIDTREFVEIAQTIKYITDRYNVPLIINDRIDVALAVQAYGVHLGQDDMPLKIARKIVPHAMVIGISVSTVNEAIEAEKDGADYIGAGSVFPTSTKDDISGIIGLEGLQEIKNAVNVPVIAIGGIQIHNAGDVIQHGADGIAVVSAIVASDEPYQAAKTLKEIICSSKCV